The following proteins are encoded in a genomic region of Synechococcus sp. ROS8604:
- a CDS encoding glycosyltransferase, producing the protein MNPLEVGSPTLEVVLATYNGADCLEQQLQSLLQQWKQPDRLIVQDDGSTDGTAAILLDWSERHPNWIRQLPPSAQRRGPKTMFSTLLSATTAPYVALSDQGWGKRLLRC; encoded by the coding sequence GTGAATCCACTTGAGGTTGGGTCGCCAACTCTCGAAGTGGTGTTAGCCACCTACAACGGCGCTGATTGTCTCGAGCAACAATTGCAAAGCCTCCTCCAACAGTGGAAGCAACCCGACAGATTGATTGTGCAGGACGACGGCTCCACCGACGGAACAGCAGCAATCCTGCTCGACTGGTCCGAACGGCACCCCAACTGGATCCGACAACTGCCTCCTTCAGCCCAAAGACGGGGGCCCAAGACGATGTTCTCAACCCTGCTATCGGCCACCACTGCTCCCTATGTCGCCCTAAGCGATCAAGGCTGGGGCAAGAGGTTACTCAGATGTTGA
- the tkt gene encoding transketolase produces MAAATASLDTLCVNSIRMLAVDAVNKSNSGHPGLPMGCAPMGYALWDKFLKHNPKNPKWFNRDRFVLSAGHGCMLQYALLHLTGYDSVSIDDIKQFRQWGSKTPGHPETFETPGIEVTTGPLGAGISNAVGLAIAESHLGAKFNKADAKVVDHFTYVIMGDGCNQEGVASEAASLAGHLKLGKLIALYDDNHITIDGRTDVSFTEDVLKRYEAYGWHVQHVADGDTDVNAIAKAIEAAKAVSDKPSIIKVTTTIGFGSPNKSDTAGVHGAPLGEEEAELTRKQLGWTHGPFEIPQEAYDQYRQAVERGASQEAEWNQALATYRSKYPTEAAEFERMLRGELPQGWDKNLPTYTADDKGLATRKHSQICLGALGATIPELIGGSADLTHSNYTDIAGETGSYQPETPEKRYLHFGVREHAMAAVLNGIAYHNSGLIPYGGTFLVFADYMRGSMRLSALSMLGVIYVLTHDSIGVGEDGPTHQPIETIPSLRAMPGMLVFRPGDGNETSGAYKVAIENRNRPSAMCLSRQGMANQANSSIDKVAFGGYVLDDCAGTPDLILIGTGTELDLCVQAAKQLTSEGKKVRVVSMPCVELYDEQSDAYKEDVLPNAVRKRIVVEAAETFGWHRFIGLDGDSVTMNRFGASAPGGTCMEKFGFTVENVVSKSKALLS; encoded by the coding sequence ATGGCCGCCGCAACCGCTTCTCTCGACACGCTCTGCGTCAACAGCATCCGCATGCTGGCCGTTGATGCCGTCAACAAATCCAATAGCGGTCACCCCGGTTTGCCCATGGGCTGCGCACCGATGGGGTACGCCTTGTGGGACAAATTTTTGAAGCACAACCCCAAAAACCCCAAGTGGTTTAACCGCGACCGTTTTGTGCTGTCAGCAGGCCATGGCTGCATGCTGCAATACGCCCTCCTGCACCTCACCGGCTACGACTCGGTGAGCATCGACGACATCAAGCAATTCCGGCAGTGGGGCTCGAAAACACCAGGCCACCCAGAAACATTTGAAACCCCTGGCATTGAAGTCACCACTGGCCCGCTTGGAGCAGGCATCTCGAATGCCGTGGGCCTGGCGATCGCCGAATCCCACCTAGGCGCCAAATTCAACAAGGCCGACGCCAAGGTTGTGGACCACTTCACCTACGTGATCATGGGTGATGGCTGCAATCAGGAAGGCGTGGCCTCAGAAGCTGCCTCCCTGGCCGGTCACCTCAAGCTGGGCAAATTGATTGCCCTCTACGACGACAATCACATCACCATCGACGGACGCACCGATGTGTCGTTCACCGAGGACGTTCTCAAGCGCTACGAGGCCTACGGCTGGCACGTGCAACACGTGGCCGACGGCGACACCGACGTGAACGCCATTGCCAAGGCCATTGAGGCGGCAAAAGCCGTGAGCGACAAACCATCGATCATCAAGGTGACCACCACCATCGGCTTCGGCTCACCCAATAAGAGTGATACGGCTGGAGTCCATGGCGCCCCTCTTGGCGAAGAAGAAGCGGAGCTCACCCGCAAACAGCTGGGCTGGACCCATGGGCCCTTCGAAATTCCTCAGGAGGCCTACGACCAATACCGTCAGGCGGTGGAGCGTGGCGCTTCCCAGGAAGCCGAGTGGAATCAGGCCTTGGCGACCTACCGCAGCAAGTACCCCACAGAAGCGGCTGAATTTGAGCGCATGCTGCGCGGCGAGCTTCCCCAGGGCTGGGACAAGAACCTGCCCACCTACACAGCGGACGACAAAGGTCTGGCCACCCGCAAACATTCCCAGATTTGCCTCGGAGCCCTAGGAGCCACAATCCCCGAATTAATCGGCGGCTCCGCTGACCTCACCCACTCCAACTACACCGACATCGCCGGAGAAACAGGCTCCTATCAGCCCGAAACTCCAGAAAAGCGCTACTTGCACTTTGGTGTGCGCGAGCACGCGATGGCGGCCGTCCTCAATGGCATCGCTTATCACAACAGCGGCTTAATCCCCTACGGCGGCACCTTCCTGGTGTTTGCCGATTACATGCGTGGTTCCATGCGCTTGTCAGCACTGAGCATGCTTGGTGTGATTTACGTGCTTACTCACGATTCGATCGGTGTGGGTGAGGACGGCCCCACCCACCAGCCGATCGAAACCATCCCATCGCTTCGCGCCATGCCTGGGATGCTGGTGTTCCGTCCTGGTGACGGCAACGAAACCAGTGGTGCCTACAAAGTTGCGATCGAGAATCGCAACCGCCCAAGCGCCATGTGCCTCAGCCGCCAGGGAATGGCGAATCAGGCCAACTCCTCAATCGACAAAGTCGCTTTTGGCGGTTACGTCTTAGACGACTGTGCAGGAACACCCGATCTCATTTTGATCGGAACCGGCACCGAACTCGATCTCTGCGTCCAAGCCGCTAAACAGCTCACATCAGAGGGCAAAAAAGTACGTGTGGTCTCGATGCCATGCGTCGAGCTCTACGACGAACAAAGCGATGCTTACAAAGAAGACGTTCTTCCCAACGCCGTACGCAAACGGATCGTGGTGGAAGCCGCTGAAACCTTTGGCTGGCACCGCTTCATCGGCCTCGATGGCGATAGTGTCACCATGAATCGCTTCGGCGCATCTGCTCCCGGCGGCACCTGCATGGAGAAATTCGGCTTCACTGTGGAAAACGTGGTGAGCAAATCCAAAGCTCTTCTGAGCTAA
- the glmS gene encoding glutamine--fructose-6-phosphate transaminase (isomerizing), which translates to MCGIVAVIGSRDAAPLLLEGLRQLEYRGYDSAGIATLQGKDLHCLRAKGKLNNLTVRVDRDGAPGLCGIGHTRWATHGKPEEHNAHPHRDGSGRVAVVQNGIIENHRALREELTAAGVSFQSETDTEVIPHLIAAQLQLMGAGEGAGNGQILLEAVQTVLPRLQGAYALAVLWADAPGALVVARKAAPLLIGLGEGEFLCASDTPALAGFTRTILPMEDGEVALLSPLGIELYDADGARQQRMPTTLSGSDHIADKRHFRHFMLKEIHEQPETARLWVERHLPVGLPVSNPVALPFDESFYEGVERIQILACGTSRHAALVGAYLLEQFAGLPASVFYASEFRYAPPPLAPHTLTIGVTQSGETADTLAALSMDAKRREAYGQPVYAAKQLGVTNRTESSLARQVPYILDIGAGIEVGVAATKTFLGQLLAFYGLAVAFAARRGHRSEAEISALLEELRALPEQLERLVEHHDKGSEALAHRFAETQDVIFLGRGINYPIALEGALKLKEISYIHAEGYPAGEMKHGPIALLDSHVPVVSIAMPGPVFEKVLSNAQEAKARDAQMIGVAPEGPDTELFDALLPVPEVSEWVSPLLTVVPMQLLSYHIAAYRGLDVDQPRNLAKSVTVE; encoded by the coding sequence ATGTGCGGCATCGTTGCGGTGATCGGTTCGCGAGACGCGGCACCGCTCCTCCTGGAAGGACTTCGCCAGCTGGAGTACCGCGGCTACGACTCAGCGGGCATCGCCACGTTGCAGGGCAAGGATTTGCACTGCCTTCGCGCCAAAGGAAAGCTGAACAACCTCACCGTTCGTGTGGACCGTGACGGTGCGCCAGGGCTTTGCGGGATCGGCCATACCCGCTGGGCGACCCATGGCAAGCCTGAGGAGCACAACGCCCACCCCCACCGTGATGGAAGCGGCAGGGTTGCGGTCGTTCAGAACGGGATCATTGAAAACCACCGGGCTTTGCGAGAAGAGCTCACGGCTGCGGGTGTGAGCTTTCAGTCGGAAACCGACACCGAGGTGATTCCCCACCTGATTGCAGCGCAATTGCAGTTGATGGGGGCAGGCGAAGGAGCTGGAAACGGCCAAATACTGTTAGAAGCTGTGCAGACCGTGTTGCCCCGGCTGCAAGGGGCTTATGCCTTGGCGGTGCTTTGGGCAGATGCGCCAGGAGCGTTGGTGGTGGCACGCAAAGCGGCACCGCTTTTGATTGGGCTTGGGGAAGGGGAGTTCCTTTGTGCCAGTGACACGCCTGCCTTGGCGGGATTCACGCGCACGATTCTGCCGATGGAAGACGGCGAAGTCGCGCTGCTCAGTCCGCTTGGGATCGAGCTGTATGACGCGGATGGGGCGCGGCAACAGCGCATGCCAACCACGCTGAGTGGGTCGGATCACATCGCCGACAAGCGCCACTTCCGCCACTTCATGTTGAAGGAAATCCATGAGCAGCCAGAAACGGCGCGGCTCTGGGTCGAACGGCATCTGCCCGTGGGGCTGCCGGTAAGCAATCCGGTGGCACTTCCTTTTGATGAATCCTTCTACGAAGGGGTGGAGCGCATCCAAATTTTGGCCTGCGGCACCAGTCGCCACGCCGCTCTGGTGGGGGCGTACCTGCTTGAGCAATTCGCAGGACTTCCCGCCTCGGTGTTTTATGCCAGTGAGTTTCGTTATGCCCCACCACCACTGGCGCCCCACACCCTCACGATTGGGGTGACGCAGTCTGGAGAAACGGCCGACACGCTGGCGGCGCTCAGCATGGATGCCAAGCGACGGGAGGCTTATGGCCAGCCCGTCTATGCCGCGAAGCAGCTTGGCGTGACCAATCGCACCGAGAGTTCCTTAGCCCGGCAGGTGCCCTACATCCTTGATATTGGTGCGGGGATTGAGGTGGGGGTGGCGGCCACCAAAACCTTCCTGGGTCAGCTGTTGGCGTTCTATGGCCTGGCGGTTGCCTTTGCGGCAAGGCGCGGGCATCGCTCTGAGGCTGAAATCAGCGCATTGCTCGAAGAACTGCGGGCTTTGCCGGAACAGCTGGAGCGTCTGGTGGAGCATCACGACAAGGGCTCAGAAGCTCTGGCGCACCGCTTTGCTGAAACTCAGGATGTGATTTTCTTGGGCCGCGGAATTAACTACCCGATTGCCCTCGAGGGTGCCCTCAAGCTCAAGGAAATCAGCTACATCCATGCTGAAGGCTATCCAGCTGGGGAGATGAAGCATGGGCCAATCGCCCTGCTCGATTCGCACGTGCCGGTGGTGTCGATTGCGATGCCTGGCCCCGTGTTTGAGAAGGTCCTGAGCAACGCCCAGGAGGCCAAAGCCCGCGACGCGCAAATGATCGGTGTGGCGCCGGAAGGCCCCGACACCGAGTTGTTTGACGCGCTCTTGCCCGTGCCTGAAGTGAGCGAGTGGGTGAGTCCCCTGCTCACCGTGGTGCCGATGCAATTGCTGAGTTATCATATTGCGGCCTATCGCGGCCTGGATGTGGACCAGCCACGCAATTTGGCCAAGAGCGTCACAGTGGAGTGA
- a CDS encoding UDP-glucuronic acid decarboxylase family protein, whose product MSASLPRNLVTGGAGFLGSHLCDRLMEAGEEVICLDNYFTGRKVNIGQWMGHPRFELIRHDVTEPIKLEVDRIWHLACPASPVHYQFNPVKTAKTSFLGTYNMLGLARRVGARLLLASTSEVYGDPEVHPQPESYRGCVNTTGIRSCYDEGKRIAETLCFDYQRMHDLEIRVMRIFNTYGPRMLPDDGRVVSNFIVQALKGEPLTLYGDGSQTRSFCFVDDLIEGMIRLMNGSHTGPINIGNPTEFTIRQLAELVREKINPELELICKPLPQDDPLQRQPVIDLAQKELGWRPAVKLEKGLEPTIAYFEELFNI is encoded by the coding sequence ATGTCTGCTTCTCTTCCTCGCAATTTGGTGACGGGTGGTGCTGGTTTTCTGGGCTCCCATCTCTGCGATCGCTTGATGGAAGCCGGAGAAGAAGTGATTTGTCTTGATAATTACTTCACCGGACGCAAGGTGAATATTGGGCAATGGATGGGCCATCCCCGCTTTGAGTTGATCCGCCATGACGTCACCGAGCCGATCAAGCTGGAGGTGGATCGGATCTGGCATCTGGCTTGCCCAGCCTCACCGGTGCATTACCAGTTCAATCCCGTCAAAACGGCGAAAACCAGCTTCCTGGGTACTTACAACATGCTTGGCCTAGCCCGAAGGGTTGGGGCGCGGCTGCTTTTGGCGAGCACCAGTGAGGTGTATGGCGATCCGGAGGTGCATCCCCAGCCCGAGAGCTATCGGGGCTGCGTGAATACGACTGGCATCCGCAGCTGCTACGACGAAGGCAAGCGGATCGCTGAAACGCTCTGTTTCGACTATCAACGCATGCATGATCTGGAGATTCGGGTGATGCGGATTTTCAACACCTACGGCCCGCGCATGCTTCCTGATGATGGCCGTGTGGTGAGCAACTTCATCGTGCAGGCGCTGAAAGGAGAGCCGCTCACTCTTTATGGCGATGGAAGTCAGACCAGGAGCTTCTGCTTTGTAGACGATTTAATCGAAGGGATGATTCGCTTGATGAATGGATCTCATACTGGGCCAATCAACATCGGCAATCCAACGGAATTCACGATTCGGCAGCTGGCCGAACTGGTGCGGGAGAAGATTAACCCCGAGCTGGAGCTGATCTGCAAACCGTTGCCCCAGGATGATCCCCTGCAACGCCAGCCAGTGATTGATCTTGCCCAGAAGGAGTTGGGCTGGAGACCAGCGGTGAAGCTGGAAAAAGGTTTAGAGCCCACGATTGCTTATTTCGAAGAGCTTTTCAACATCTGA
- the acpP gene encoding acyl carrier protein, with amino-acid sequence MSQESILEKVRSIVTEQLSVDAGEVKPESNFQNDLGADSLDTVELVMALEEAFDIEIPDEAAEGIATVGDAVKYIEDKQA; translated from the coding sequence ATGTCCCAGGAATCGATCCTCGAAAAAGTCCGTTCGATCGTTACGGAGCAGCTCAGCGTTGATGCCGGCGAAGTCAAACCTGAGTCCAACTTTCAGAACGATCTGGGAGCGGATTCACTCGACACCGTCGAGTTGGTGATGGCTCTTGAGGAAGCCTTCGACATCGAAATTCCCGATGAAGCCGCCGAAGGAATTGCCACGGTCGGCGATGCCGTCAAATACATCGAAGACAAGCAAGCCTGA
- the fabF gene encoding beta-ketoacyl-ACP synthase II has protein sequence MVEGLQRVVVTGLGAVTPIGNTVADYWEGLTSAKNGVEAITLFDAAQHACRFAAEVKNFDPSGFIEPKDAKRWDRFCKFGVVAAKQALADSGLTITPDNAHRIGVSIGSGVGGLLTMETQAHVLKDKAPGRVSPFTVPMMIPNMATGLAAIALGAQGPSSAVATACAAGSNAIGDAFQLLQLGKADVMICGGAESAITPLGVAGFASAKALSFRNDDPASASRPFDKTRDGFVIGEGSGILVLETLAHAEARGATILAEIVGYGTTCDAHHITSPTPGGVGGAAAMRLALEDGGISADSVDYVNAHGTSTPANDSNETAAIKSALGSRAKDIPVSSTKSMTGHLLGGSGGIEAVACVLTLRNGVVPPTINYNNPDPDCDLDIVPNTARELTLGTVLSNSFGFGGHNVCLAFRRMS, from the coding sequence ATGGTGGAGGGTCTCCAGCGCGTCGTGGTCACGGGCCTCGGTGCTGTTACACCGATCGGCAATACCGTCGCCGACTATTGGGAGGGCTTGACCTCCGCAAAGAACGGCGTCGAAGCGATCACCTTGTTTGATGCAGCGCAGCACGCCTGTCGCTTCGCTGCTGAAGTCAAGAATTTCGATCCCAGCGGCTTCATTGAGCCCAAAGACGCCAAACGCTGGGATCGTTTCTGCAAGTTCGGCGTGGTGGCGGCTAAGCAGGCCCTCGCCGACTCCGGCCTCACGATCACTCCAGACAATGCCCATCGCATTGGCGTCAGCATCGGCTCTGGGGTGGGCGGGCTGCTCACCATGGAAACCCAGGCCCATGTCTTGAAAGACAAAGCTCCGGGTCGCGTCAGCCCGTTCACGGTGCCGATGATGATCCCGAACATGGCCACAGGGCTCGCCGCGATCGCTCTCGGAGCCCAAGGTCCGAGTTCCGCCGTGGCCACCGCCTGTGCCGCAGGCTCCAATGCCATCGGCGATGCCTTCCAGCTCTTGCAGTTGGGCAAGGCGGACGTGATGATCTGCGGCGGTGCCGAATCAGCGATCACGCCGCTGGGGGTTGCCGGATTTGCCAGTGCCAAGGCGCTCTCGTTCCGGAACGACGATCCCGCCAGTGCGAGTCGACCTTTCGACAAAACCAGGGATGGCTTCGTGATCGGAGAAGGTTCAGGGATTTTGGTCCTTGAAACCCTGGCCCATGCCGAGGCACGGGGTGCCACGATTTTGGCCGAAATCGTGGGTTACGGCACCACCTGCGACGCTCACCACATCACCTCACCCACGCCAGGCGGCGTCGGTGGCGCCGCTGCGATGCGCCTCGCTCTTGAAGATGGCGGAATCTCAGCTGACAGCGTGGACTACGTCAACGCCCACGGCACCAGCACTCCGGCCAACGACAGCAACGAAACCGCAGCGATCAAAAGTGCTCTTGGCAGTCGTGCCAAAGACATTCCGGTGAGTTCCACCAAGTCGATGACGGGCCACTTGCTTGGAGGCTCAGGCGGCATTGAAGCTGTGGCCTGTGTGCTAACCCTGCGCAACGGCGTCGTGCCCCCCACCATCAACTACAACAATCCGGACCCCGATTGTGATCTGGATATTGTGCCGAACACAGCCCGTGAACTAACACTAGGAACAGTGCTGTCCAACTCCTTCGGCTTCGGCGGTCACAACGTCTGCCTCGCCTTCCGACGCATGAGCTAA
- the psaC gene encoding photosystem I iron-sulfur center protein PsaC, whose product MSHAVKIYDTCIGCTQCVRACPLDVLEMVPWDGCKAGQIASSPRTEDCVGCKRCETACPTDFLSIRVYLGDETSRSMGLSY is encoded by the coding sequence ATGTCCCACGCCGTCAAGATCTACGACACCTGCATCGGTTGCACGCAATGTGTGCGTGCTTGTCCCCTGGACGTCCTTGAAATGGTGCCTTGGGACGGCTGCAAGGCGGGCCAAATTGCCTCATCCCCGCGCACAGAGGATTGTGTGGGCTGCAAGCGTTGTGAGACCGCCTGCCCCACAGACTTCCTCAGTATCCGGGTGTATCTCGGGGACGAAACCAGTCGAAGCATGGGCTTGTCCTACTGA
- a CDS encoding DUF1501 domain-containing protein, whose amino-acid sequence MKRRTLLQGLACGTGAALAYSALSSEPASTSTPHDHVLVVLDLQGGNDGVNTVVPIGNPLYQKARPSLAISSDASVLGHGLALHPALSPLMELWRQRRLGFALGVGWDQPNRSHFKASDQWATARLDGVGAGWLARAFDAGRTNGPLVALHASGCAAMEGGEALALQLSHAQLRRRSSDALSPDQEKDSPILRRLLELELQGELALTRLRKHLVDLPSGLKLPRGALGQQVGLALRLIGSGICPPVLQMALGGFDTHANQALRHARVLSQLAESLVALDFGLQQMPRRPQVTLMAASEFGRRFRENASRGTDHGSASVAFFYGDDVRHPFLGRYPDLDKLDERGDLIPTLSPISLYRRALRDVRGADPKVLL is encoded by the coding sequence ATGAAGCGGCGCACCCTTCTTCAAGGTTTGGCTTGCGGTACTGGGGCGGCATTGGCCTATTCGGCACTGTCCTCTGAGCCTGCATCAACGTCGACGCCCCATGATCACGTTCTGGTCGTGTTGGATCTGCAAGGCGGGAATGATGGGGTGAACACTGTGGTGCCGATCGGAAATCCCCTGTATCAGAAAGCCCGTCCTTCACTGGCTATCTCCTCTGACGCTTCAGTGCTCGGTCATGGCTTAGCCCTTCACCCAGCTTTAAGTCCTTTGATGGAGTTGTGGCGGCAGAGGCGTTTAGGTTTTGCGCTCGGGGTTGGTTGGGATCAACCCAATCGAAGTCATTTCAAAGCTTCCGATCAATGGGCGACAGCTCGTCTCGATGGCGTGGGTGCCGGCTGGTTGGCACGGGCCTTTGATGCAGGAAGAACGAATGGCCCTTTGGTTGCACTGCATGCGTCTGGATGTGCTGCGATGGAGGGCGGAGAGGCTTTGGCCCTGCAGCTTTCACATGCTCAATTGCGACGAAGATCGTCGGATGCTCTCAGCCCTGATCAAGAAAAGGACAGCCCGATCCTGAGGAGGCTGTTGGAGCTGGAGCTTCAAGGTGAACTTGCTTTAACCCGTTTACGCAAGCATTTGGTTGACTTGCCAAGCGGACTGAAACTTCCGCGCGGAGCATTAGGTCAACAGGTGGGCCTGGCCTTGCGGCTGATCGGCAGTGGGATCTGCCCACCGGTGCTGCAAATGGCTTTAGGTGGCTTTGATACGCATGCCAATCAAGCGCTCCGTCATGCCCGAGTTTTGAGTCAATTGGCGGAGTCTCTGGTTGCGCTTGATTTTGGTCTTCAGCAGATGCCTCGACGGCCTCAAGTCACCTTGATGGCGGCCAGTGAGTTTGGCCGGCGTTTTCGTGAAAATGCATCCCGCGGCACTGATCACGGCAGCGCTTCTGTGGCCTTTTTCTATGGAGACGATGTTCGGCATCCTTTTTTGGGCCGCTATCCGGATCTAGACAAGCTTGATGAGCGTGGAGATCTGATCCCAACCTTGTCACCGATCTCCCTGTATCGGAGAGCGCTGCGTGATGTGCGTGGTGCAGACCCAAAAGTTCTGCTCTGA
- a CDS encoding DUF1800 family protein, with product MDTTPVFCRDLPRDQRGSCKRQSAKALKEAWLQRLTWGPEQQRSWDVQLWLGVFPVHWRQLPDPSLLVGQIDAISGELDATYSDLLVAMVTNPALQISLNGPANHRRHPNENFSRELLELFSVGEGNFSESDVSEAARALTGYRLNQKGELELVPHRHDLGQKTVLGKTAAFDAVSLAQWLAQQPTTAEFIARRVWRYLIGTIPPAQRLQELGRTWRIQGLSLPWLMSELRMSPEAKQSRNIGLRLSDPLDLVTRSLRVIGSRHSDAIALSLRGLRAMGQAPFEPPNVAGWPVNEQWINLRWLQARRRTILQLLRDEEVWDTRSLPSRLDNSLTGRAPLTMTLPVEPDRETLAQLFSDPVWQLS from the coding sequence ATGGACACCACGCCTGTCTTCTGTAGAGATCTACCAAGAGATCAAAGGGGAAGCTGCAAGCGTCAATCTGCAAAGGCTTTGAAAGAAGCTTGGCTGCAGCGACTGACCTGGGGACCGGAGCAACAACGCTCTTGGGATGTGCAGCTTTGGTTAGGTGTTTTCCCAGTGCATTGGCGACAACTTCCTGATCCGAGTCTTTTGGTTGGCCAAATTGATGCCATTAGTGGAGAACTAGATGCTACTTATTCAGATTTATTGGTGGCCATGGTGACCAATCCAGCTCTGCAGATTTCTCTCAATGGACCGGCGAATCATCGGCGTCATCCTAATGAGAATTTTTCACGGGAATTATTGGAACTTTTCTCTGTGGGAGAAGGAAATTTCAGTGAAAGTGATGTGAGTGAGGCAGCACGAGCTCTCACTGGATATCGTTTAAATCAAAAAGGAGAGTTGGAGCTTGTCCCTCACCGGCACGATTTGGGTCAAAAAACTGTGCTGGGTAAGACGGCTGCTTTTGATGCTGTCTCATTAGCTCAATGGTTGGCACAGCAGCCAACGACTGCAGAGTTCATCGCTCGGAGAGTTTGGCGTTATCTAATCGGTACGATTCCGCCAGCGCAACGACTTCAAGAGTTGGGGCGCACTTGGCGCATTCAGGGGCTATCTCTTCCCTGGTTGATGTCTGAACTTCGGATGAGTCCAGAGGCGAAGCAAAGTCGCAATATTGGTTTGAGGCTGTCAGATCCACTCGATTTAGTGACGCGCAGTTTGCGGGTGATCGGTAGTCGCCACTCTGATGCGATTGCGTTGAGTTTGCGTGGACTTCGGGCCATGGGTCAGGCACCTTTTGAGCCGCCGAATGTTGCGGGTTGGCCTGTGAATGAACAATGGATCAACTTGCGCTGGCTTCAAGCGAGGAGACGCACCATTCTCCAACTGCTTCGTGATGAAGAAGTGTGGGATACGCGTTCCCTACCTTCACGCTTGGACAATTCGCTTACGGGTAGGGCTCCATTGACGATGACCTTGCCAGTTGAACCTGATCGAGAAACCTTGGCTCAGTTGTTCAGTGATCCTGTATGGCAATTGTCTTGA
- a CDS encoding mannose-1-phosphate guanylyltransferase/mannose-6-phosphate isomerase, with protein MTTPLIPVILCGGTGTRLWPLSRASYPKQYWPLGGDGDDTLLQQTQKRLAGLEALEGPLLICNEDHRFIVAEQMRQIEVEPGAILLEPMGRNTAPAVAVAALQATAQGDDPLLLVLAADHVIRDGAHFQTAIAAGRPEAEAGRLVTFGIVPTAPETGYGYIEAAEPLVPGALTPVPIARFIEKPDQATAERFLASGRFTWNSGMFLFKASAMLAELERLAPEVVSCCRAALEPDMADLDFLRLDPDAFAKCPNVAIDVAVMEQTKLGTVLPLAAGWSDVGSWSALWDTADRDENGNVLRGRVISEGSKNCYLRSEHRLVVGLGVENLVVVETDDAVLIADRSQAQNVKTVVKQLEAEGSPEGKAHRKIYRPWGAYTGVVEGTRWQVKRISVKPGASLSLQMHHHRAEHWVVVRGTAVVERDGQEQLIGENQSTYIPLGCKHRLSNPGRIPVEMIEVQSGEYLGEDDIVRFEDRYGRSNQTN; from the coding sequence GTGACCACCCCGCTGATCCCTGTCATTCTCTGCGGCGGCACGGGAACACGCCTGTGGCCCCTCTCGAGGGCCAGCTATCCCAAGCAATACTGGCCGCTCGGCGGGGATGGGGACGACACCCTCCTCCAACAAACCCAGAAACGCTTGGCCGGACTGGAAGCACTTGAGGGCCCATTGCTGATCTGCAATGAGGATCATCGCTTCATCGTGGCCGAACAGATGCGCCAGATCGAAGTGGAGCCTGGAGCGATCTTGCTCGAACCGATGGGGCGCAACACGGCTCCAGCTGTGGCAGTAGCAGCTCTACAAGCCACAGCCCAAGGCGACGACCCCCTCCTGCTCGTGCTTGCCGCAGACCACGTGATTCGCGACGGGGCACACTTTCAAACCGCGATTGCCGCTGGCCGCCCTGAAGCAGAAGCTGGTCGCTTGGTGACCTTCGGGATTGTGCCAACCGCTCCTGAAACGGGCTACGGCTACATCGAAGCCGCCGAACCGCTCGTGCCTGGGGCGTTAACGCCGGTGCCGATCGCCCGCTTTATAGAAAAGCCCGATCAAGCCACCGCCGAACGATTCCTCGCCAGTGGGCGCTTCACCTGGAACAGCGGCATGTTTCTCTTTAAGGCCAGCGCCATGCTCGCCGAACTGGAACGCCTCGCTCCTGAAGTGGTGAGTTGCTGCCGCGCGGCCCTCGAGCCAGACATGGCCGATCTCGATTTTCTGCGCCTGGACCCGGACGCCTTTGCAAAATGCCCGAACGTGGCCATTGATGTGGCCGTGATGGAGCAAACCAAACTCGGCACCGTGCTTCCCCTTGCTGCCGGTTGGAGTGATGTGGGCAGCTGGAGCGCCCTCTGGGACACTGCTGATCGCGATGAAAACGGAAATGTCTTGCGCGGCCGCGTGATCAGCGAAGGCAGCAAAAACTGTTATTTACGAAGCGAACACAGGCTGGTCGTGGGTCTTGGCGTGGAAAATCTGGTGGTTGTGGAAACTGATGACGCCGTGCTGATCGCTGATCGGAGCCAAGCGCAAAACGTCAAAACGGTGGTGAAGCAGCTGGAAGCTGAGGGCAGCCCAGAAGGCAAAGCCCATCGCAAGATCTACCGCCCTTGGGGTGCCTACACAGGAGTCGTGGAAGGAACGCGCTGGCAGGTGAAACGCATCTCCGTGAAACCGGGTGCCAGCCTGTCGCTGCAGATGCATCACCACCGCGCCGAGCATTGGGTAGTGGTGCGCGGAACCGCCGTTGTAGAGCGCGACGGACAAGAACAACTGATCGGCGAAAACCAAAGCACCTACATCCCTTTGGGCTGCAAGCACCGGCTCAGCAACCCCGGCCGGATCCCTGTGGAAATGATCGAAGTGCAGAGCGGCGAGTACCTCGGAGAAGACGACATCGTCCGCTTTGAAGATCGCTACGGACGAAGTAATCAAACGAACTAA